A genomic segment from Microbulbifer elongatus encodes:
- a CDS encoding DUF58 domain-containing protein, whose translation MVEARNHSELELKGAYPEVTPLVRLRHIARQLRLFKPRVNRSDQAGNLLTRYRGRGMNFEEVRYYQPGDDVRSIDWRVTARTGKTHTKLFQEERERPVVILLDLRAPMFFGSQNAFKSVAACSIASALSWAGLQHGDRIGALIFDDNDVNTVRPRRSHHAVLAAIHGMVESAGALDSPIPSNGSQSLSTLLEEARRVARPGSAVFLISDCHDLDQSCEQALYSLTRHADLQVLRVTDPLEQQLPDQAVTISDGRQRTFLGKGNQGMRQVFARHQQQVRENAAQLCRRLRLPLLDFDNTQPVVPRLLTTYGDRQPAPGRRQA comes from the coding sequence GTGGTTGAAGCACGGAACCACAGCGAGCTTGAATTGAAAGGCGCCTACCCCGAGGTGACACCGCTGGTGCGTCTGCGCCATATCGCCCGGCAGTTGCGCCTGTTCAAGCCCCGGGTCAACCGCAGCGACCAGGCCGGCAACCTGCTCACCCGCTACCGCGGCCGCGGTATGAACTTTGAGGAGGTACGCTACTACCAGCCCGGCGATGACGTGCGCTCCATCGACTGGCGTGTGACCGCGCGCACTGGCAAAACCCATACCAAACTGTTTCAGGAGGAGCGCGAGCGCCCGGTGGTCATCTTACTGGACCTGCGCGCCCCCATGTTCTTCGGCAGCCAGAACGCTTTTAAATCCGTCGCCGCCTGCAGCATTGCCTCCGCTCTCAGCTGGGCCGGCCTGCAACACGGCGACCGTATCGGCGCGCTGATTTTCGACGACAACGACGTCAACACCGTACGCCCGCGGCGCAGCCACCACGCAGTACTCGCCGCCATTCACGGCATGGTGGAATCCGCCGGCGCACTGGATAGCCCGATTCCCTCCAATGGATCCCAATCTCTGTCCACCCTGCTGGAAGAGGCCCGCCGTGTGGCCCGCCCGGGCAGTGCCGTGTTCCTGATCAGCGACTGCCACGACCTGGATCAAAGCTGCGAACAGGCGCTCTACTCCCTGACCCGTCATGCGGACCTGCAGGTACTGCGGGTCACCGACCCGCTGGAACAACAGCTGCCGGATCAGGCCGTCACCATCAGCGATGGACGCCAGCGTACCTTTCTCGGCAAGGGCAATCAGGGGATGCGACAGGTGTTTGCCCGGCACCAGCAACAGGTGCGGGAGAACGCGGCGCAATTGTGTCGCCGCCTGCGTCTGCCGCTGCTGGATTTTGACAATACTCAGCCGGTGGTACCGCGCCTGCTGACCACCTACGGTGACCGACAGCCCGCCCCGGGCCGGAGGCAAGCGTGA
- a CDS encoding BatD family protein, with protein MVSQAENYSFPPRRSLPAGEPRVRTNTTRSTRLAYLILLPLLLLVSLSTSAQDLTASVDRNELAINETFTLTLRYSGSQSGGQPDFNLLEQDFEVLSRQQSNQYRVINGRAESFVEWTLILAPLKEGKLFVPSLHLHGQISDAIPITVNKAGQTPSGDNRKAFLEVELDKDKLYVQEQLLVKVRLYTTVGLHDIATDPLQIPGAHIEKVDEQRFERRIKGVGHAVYELTYAVFPESSGELQIPALNYVAVTGRRDPFSLFNRNAQRIRLRSEAKTVQVEPKPDSYSGSHWLPAASLGLVQSWSKDPEEFKVGEPITRIITLRAEGLRAAQLPPLPKLNIDGLKTYPDQPQQEDQPGSNGITGSRIETTAIVATKPGSYQLPAVTITWWDTKIGRQRATQLPAFRFNVSGTPVTNSAAATSTGLPSARTPITNEVEPGFWQKVAIAAIASHLLWVFYLFYRRGNRVHEKANNARGSTGVDEQTRALGHAIKNGDAVQIQQALVHWIGARWPQVKGSSLSELNRQLNFEELDKLRELLGTALYLTPPKPLNQQQVQILASRLIKREIEEKIKTEDETLPGLFSQ; from the coding sequence ATGGTAAGCCAAGCGGAAAACTACTCCTTTCCCCCACGTAGGAGCCTGCCTGCAGGCGAACCGCGCGTACGCACGAATACCACACGATCCACCCGGCTCGCCTATCTTATCCTGCTGCCACTCCTCCTGTTGGTCTCACTGTCAACCAGCGCCCAGGACCTGACCGCGTCCGTAGACCGCAACGAACTCGCTATCAACGAGACCTTTACCCTCACGTTGCGTTACAGTGGCAGCCAAAGCGGCGGCCAGCCAGACTTCAACCTGCTGGAACAGGACTTCGAAGTCCTCTCCCGCCAGCAGTCCAATCAGTATCGCGTCATCAATGGCCGTGCAGAAAGCTTCGTCGAGTGGACCCTGATCCTCGCCCCACTGAAGGAAGGCAAACTCTTCGTCCCCTCATTACACCTGCACGGCCAGATCTCCGACGCCATCCCCATCACCGTCAACAAAGCCGGCCAGACACCCAGTGGTGACAACCGCAAAGCATTTCTGGAAGTTGAGCTGGACAAAGACAAACTGTACGTACAGGAACAGCTCCTGGTCAAAGTCCGCCTCTACACCACCGTAGGCCTGCACGACATCGCCACCGACCCCCTGCAGATACCCGGTGCGCATATTGAAAAAGTGGATGAACAGCGCTTTGAACGCAGAATCAAAGGTGTAGGTCATGCCGTCTACGAACTAACCTACGCCGTATTCCCGGAAAGCTCCGGCGAACTGCAAATCCCCGCGCTCAACTACGTTGCCGTGACCGGCAGACGAGACCCCTTCTCCCTGTTCAACCGCAACGCCCAACGCATCCGCCTGCGCTCGGAAGCGAAAACAGTACAGGTAGAGCCCAAGCCCGATAGCTATAGTGGAAGTCACTGGCTCCCAGCGGCCAGCCTTGGGTTGGTACAGAGCTGGTCCAAAGACCCGGAAGAGTTCAAGGTGGGAGAGCCGATAACGCGGATTATTACCCTGAGAGCCGAAGGCCTACGAGCGGCTCAACTGCCCCCCCTGCCCAAACTCAACATCGATGGCCTGAAAACCTACCCGGATCAGCCGCAGCAGGAGGATCAGCCCGGCTCGAACGGCATAACCGGCAGCCGCATAGAAACAACAGCCATTGTTGCAACCAAACCAGGGAGCTATCAGCTACCGGCCGTTACGATCACCTGGTGGGATACGAAGATCGGGCGGCAACGAGCTACGCAGTTGCCGGCGTTTCGGTTTAACGTTAGCGGCACTCCAGTAACGAATAGCGCTGCGGCGACATCTACAGGCTTGCCGAGCGCCCGCACACCAATCACCAACGAGGTGGAACCAGGATTCTGGCAAAAGGTCGCCATTGCCGCGATCGCATCGCATCTACTTTGGGTTTTCTATCTATTCTATCGCCGAGGCAACCGCGTCCACGAGAAAGCCAACAACGCCAGGGGCTCCACCGGCGTCGACGAACAAACCCGTGCTTTGGGACACGCGATAAAAAATGGCGATGCTGTCCAGATCCAACAAGCTCTCGTTCATTGGATAGGTGCTCGTTGGCCGCAGGTGAAAGGCAGCAGCCTAAGTGAGCTCAACCGCCAGCTAAATTTTGAAGAATTGGATAAGCTTCGGGAGCTACTTGGAACAGCCCTCTATCTAACACCGCCGAAGCCGCTAAATCAGCAGCAAGTACAGATATTAGCCAGCCGATTAATAAAGCGAGAAATAGAAGAGAAAATTAAAACAGAGGACGAAACACTTCCTGGGCTGTTCTCGCAGTAG
- a CDS encoding AAA family ATPase yields MDTRQQIKILGDWLEQQIIGQEVLVNRILIGLLADGHLLVEGAPGLAKTKAIKTLADAIEGDFHRVQFTPDLLPSDITGTDIYRPETGEFHFQPGPVFHNLILADEINRAPAKVQSALLEAMAERQISVGRKTYSLPELFLVMATQNPIEQEGTYPLPEAQLDRFLMQVNLSYPDAEAETKILKLARAEASHGEDRPENIISQDTLFAARKEILDLTMVEAVETYIVQLIIATREPQRYDDELASWLDFGASPRATIALDRCARAYAWLSGRDYVTPDDVMAIAPDVLRHRLLLSFEAEAAGANADRVIRRLLQLVPAI; encoded by the coding sequence ATGGACACACGCCAGCAGATAAAAATTCTGGGTGATTGGCTGGAGCAGCAGATTATTGGCCAGGAGGTTCTGGTCAATCGGATTCTCATAGGATTGCTGGCCGACGGGCACCTTCTGGTTGAGGGCGCACCGGGCCTGGCCAAGACCAAAGCGATCAAAACCCTGGCGGATGCCATCGAGGGAGACTTCCATCGGGTGCAGTTTACGCCGGACCTTTTGCCATCGGACATCACCGGCACGGACATCTATCGCCCGGAAACCGGCGAATTCCATTTCCAGCCGGGGCCTGTGTTTCACAATCTGATCCTCGCAGATGAAATCAACCGCGCCCCGGCCAAAGTGCAATCCGCCCTGCTGGAAGCCATGGCAGAACGGCAGATCAGTGTGGGCCGCAAAACCTACTCTCTGCCAGAGCTGTTTCTGGTGATGGCCACCCAGAACCCCATCGAACAGGAAGGCACCTACCCCCTGCCGGAAGCGCAGCTCGACCGCTTCCTGATGCAGGTAAACCTCAGTTACCCGGACGCGGAAGCGGAGACCAAGATTCTGAAACTGGCCCGCGCGGAAGCCAGCCACGGCGAAGACCGCCCGGAAAATATCATCAGCCAGGACACTCTGTTCGCCGCACGCAAGGAAATACTCGACCTGACCATGGTAGAGGCGGTGGAAACCTATATCGTGCAGCTGATTATCGCCACCCGCGAACCCCAGCGCTACGACGATGAACTGGCCAGCTGGCTCGACTTTGGCGCCAGCCCCCGGGCCACCATCGCACTGGACCGCTGCGCCCGCGCATACGCCTGGCTTTCCGGGCGCGATTACGTCACCCCGGACGATGTCATGGCAATTGCCCCGGATGTACTGCGCCACCGCCTGCTACTGAGCTTCGAAGCCGAGGCTGCCGGCGCCAACGCCGACCGTGTCATCCGTCGCCTGTTGCAACTGGTCCCGGCGATTTAG
- a CDS encoding DUF4381 domain-containing protein, which yields MKSAGLFTKQVTPPQPQPHLTPEMQQLLEQLRDIHEPAPIGWWPLAPGWWILAGIIIALVVASFWLFRYLRRQRQKKMYRVEGVRLLDELNLQQPRVVEAINVLLKRVAVVTFGRAKCGPLTGERWIEFLRTTADTPMPEPVHRVILQSLYSAKDPDQQDLTALREYAKDWVRTHLVQENPQSQAEQQQTPEAEHV from the coding sequence GTGAAATCCGCCGGGCTCTTTACCAAGCAGGTCACGCCACCTCAACCGCAGCCGCACCTGACACCGGAAATGCAACAGTTGCTGGAACAACTGCGGGATATCCATGAGCCGGCCCCCATCGGCTGGTGGCCACTGGCTCCCGGCTGGTGGATTCTCGCGGGTATCATCATCGCCCTGGTGGTTGCCAGCTTTTGGTTGTTTCGCTATCTGCGCCGCCAGCGCCAGAAGAAAATGTACCGGGTGGAAGGTGTACGCCTGTTAGATGAACTCAACCTGCAACAACCGCGCGTGGTGGAGGCCATCAATGTTCTGCTGAAACGCGTCGCCGTCGTCACCTTCGGTCGCGCCAAGTGCGGCCCGCTTACCGGTGAGCGCTGGATCGAGTTTCTGCGTACTACCGCCGACACGCCCATGCCGGAGCCTGTGCATCGCGTTATTCTGCAAAGCCTGTACAGCGCGAAAGATCCGGACCAACAGGACCTGACGGCACTGCGAGAGTACGCAAAGGACTGGGTGCGCACCCACCTGGTGCAGGAGAACCCGCAGAGCCAGGCCGAACAACAGCAGACTCCGGAGGCCGAACATGTTTGA
- a CDS encoding vWA domain-containing protein yields the protein MFEFGLPWVFLLLPLPLLARRLLPKSEPLNSALKVPYYQQLPRKNGGAAGNRWNLLMLWLLWVLLLCAAARPQWYGEPITQTTSARDLLIAVDISGSMETPDMILNSNPAMRITAVKNVVGDFVLRRKGDRLGLVLFGTRAYLQAPLTFDRQTVDTLLNEAQIGFAGQGTAIGDAIGLSVKRLTQRPADQRVLILLTDGANTAGEVAPLKAAELAKQAGVRVYTIGVGADEMVQPGLLGSRFGARRVNPSRDLDSDTLQAIADQTGGRYFRAHNPQELVQIYQELDRLEPVEQEAETYRPLKSLYVWPLGLALLSALLWAALPLITSGVSELQLHNSRRARKQNGGQPA from the coding sequence ATGTTTGAGTTTGGTCTCCCCTGGGTTTTCCTTTTGCTGCCGCTGCCTTTACTGGCCCGCAGGCTACTGCCCAAGAGTGAACCGCTGAACAGTGCCCTCAAAGTGCCCTACTACCAGCAGCTACCCCGCAAAAATGGCGGCGCAGCGGGCAATCGCTGGAATCTGTTGATGCTGTGGCTGCTGTGGGTACTGCTGCTGTGCGCCGCGGCGCGCCCCCAGTGGTACGGTGAACCCATCACTCAGACTACCAGCGCCCGCGATCTGCTGATCGCCGTCGATATATCCGGGAGTATGGAAACTCCGGACATGATCCTCAACAGCAATCCGGCCATGCGTATTACCGCGGTCAAGAATGTGGTCGGGGATTTCGTCCTGCGCCGCAAGGGGGATCGTCTCGGTCTGGTACTGTTTGGCACCCGCGCCTACCTGCAGGCGCCGCTCACCTTTGATCGCCAGACTGTCGATACCCTGCTTAACGAAGCACAGATCGGTTTTGCTGGCCAGGGTACCGCCATTGGCGACGCCATCGGCCTCTCGGTCAAGCGGCTTACCCAACGACCGGCGGACCAGCGGGTGCTGATCTTGCTCACCGACGGCGCCAACACCGCCGGTGAAGTAGCGCCACTGAAAGCCGCTGAGCTGGCCAAGCAGGCCGGGGTGCGCGTCTATACCATCGGCGTCGGAGCAGACGAGATGGTCCAGCCCGGATTGTTAGGCTCACGCTTCGGTGCGCGTCGGGTCAATCCATCCCGGGATCTCGACAGTGACACGCTGCAGGCGATTGCCGACCAGACCGGTGGCAGATACTTCCGCGCCCACAATCCCCAGGAGCTGGTACAGATTTATCAGGAGCTGGATCGCCTCGAGCCCGTGGAGCAGGAGGCGGAAACCTACCGCCCACTGAAATCGCTGTACGTCTGGCCCCTGGGTCTCGCCCTGCTGTCAGCACTTTTGTGGGCCGCTTTACCGCTGATAACCTCCGGAGTTTCGGAGCTGCAACTACACAACAGTAGACGTGCCCGCAAGCAGAATGGAGGTCAACCCGCGTGA
- a CDS encoding VWA domain-containing protein, whose protein sequence is MSFFADLHQFHFLRPAILLLILPAALLCWALARTVFASGRLQKIIDPDLLPHLLLKGGEKRPWLFTLIFALLTCAVAALAGPTWRKLPTPVYSNQDAVVILLDLSPSMMATDLSPNRLTRARLKILDILKQRKDGLTALIAYAGEAHVVTPLTDDTATIANLVPSLSPRIMPVPGSNIEMAVQEGLRLLKDGAGGQGRLLAVTDGIAKSALGTVKSEMNSSSATLSILAVGSGEGSPIPKNTGSGFITDDSGSIIIANFDRGELQRLANSTGGQVAQITVDDRDINRVLPDDTSPQQAELTEREFDQWNEEGPWLVLLLLPFALLLFRKGTLACLLPLSLPLMALLAAPDASAQESGSLWQTPNQQAEKLLQQGNPEAAAKVFENSQWRGTAQYRAGEYDAAAKSFAESIDPQGLYNLGNSLTQQGQFDQAIEAFDRALQQNPEFADARHNKQIAEELKKLQQQQQNQQSQQGDQQQNQDDKQDQQQDQQSQNQSQQNQQQGDSDQSPQEQQSQNQQQSGEEEQQQNADQGEQDQSEQEQRQQANSQHQNQDGEESEQPADGQPQESQSELDPETQQALDQWLRQIPDDPAGLMREKFKYESLQRRRAYRAGEWQPPENGATQRW, encoded by the coding sequence GTGAGCTTTTTCGCCGACCTTCACCAGTTTCATTTTCTGCGCCCGGCAATCCTGTTGTTGATCCTGCCCGCTGCGCTGCTTTGCTGGGCTCTGGCACGCACCGTGTTCGCCAGTGGGCGGCTACAGAAAATCATCGACCCGGACCTTCTCCCGCACCTGCTGCTCAAGGGCGGCGAAAAGCGCCCCTGGCTGTTCACCCTGATTTTCGCCCTGCTGACCTGTGCCGTCGCCGCCCTCGCCGGCCCCACATGGCGCAAGCTGCCGACACCGGTGTACAGCAACCAGGATGCCGTAGTGATTCTCCTGGACCTTTCTCCATCCATGATGGCTACGGACCTATCACCGAACCGGCTGACGCGCGCGCGCCTGAAGATCCTCGACATCCTAAAACAGCGCAAAGACGGACTGACCGCGCTGATTGCCTACGCAGGCGAAGCCCACGTGGTCACACCACTGACCGATGACACTGCCACCATTGCCAACCTGGTGCCGTCGCTGTCACCGCGCATCATGCCGGTTCCCGGCAGCAATATCGAAATGGCCGTGCAGGAAGGCTTGCGACTACTGAAAGACGGCGCCGGTGGACAGGGGCGCTTGCTGGCAGTAACCGACGGTATCGCCAAATCTGCATTGGGCACCGTCAAAAGTGAAATGAATAGCAGTAGTGCCACCCTCTCCATCCTCGCCGTTGGCAGTGGCGAAGGCAGCCCCATCCCCAAAAATACAGGTAGCGGCTTCATCACCGATGACAGCGGCTCCATCATTATTGCCAACTTCGATCGCGGCGAGCTACAGCGCCTAGCCAATAGCACCGGCGGCCAGGTTGCCCAGATCACCGTGGATGACCGCGATATAAACCGGGTATTACCCGATGACACATCACCACAGCAGGCAGAGCTCACCGAACGGGAATTCGACCAGTGGAACGAAGAAGGTCCGTGGCTTGTCTTACTGCTCTTGCCGTTCGCTCTGCTTCTGTTCCGCAAGGGCACCCTCGCCTGCCTCTTGCCACTCAGCTTGCCCCTGATGGCACTGCTGGCCGCCCCGGACGCGAGTGCACAGGAGTCCGGCAGCCTGTGGCAGACCCCAAATCAGCAGGCGGAAAAACTCCTGCAGCAAGGCAACCCCGAAGCAGCCGCCAAAGTCTTTGAAAACTCCCAGTGGCGTGGCACCGCGCAATACCGCGCCGGTGAATACGACGCGGCAGCAAAAAGCTTTGCCGAAAGCATCGACCCGCAAGGGCTGTACAATCTGGGCAATAGCCTCACCCAGCAGGGCCAGTTTGATCAGGCCATCGAAGCGTTTGATCGCGCTCTTCAGCAAAACCCCGAGTTCGCCGACGCGCGGCATAACAAACAGATCGCTGAAGAGCTGAAAAAGCTGCAACAGCAGCAACAAAACCAGCAATCCCAACAGGGCGATCAGCAACAGAATCAGGACGACAAACAAGACCAACAGCAGGACCAACAGTCGCAGAATCAATCTCAGCAGAATCAGCAGCAAGGCGATTCCGACCAGTCCCCACAGGAACAGCAGTCCCAGAACCAGCAGCAGTCGGGCGAAGAAGAGCAACAGCAAAACGCCGACCAGGGTGAGCAGGATCAATCCGAGCAAGAACAACGGCAGCAGGCCAACAGCCAGCACCAAAACCAGGACGGCGAAGAGTCCGAACAGCCGGCAGATGGGCAGCCACAGGAATCCCAAAGTGAACTGGATCCGGAAACCCAGCAGGCCCTGGATCAATGGTTGCGGCAAATTCCGGACGACCCCGCCGGTCTGATGCGCGAAAAATTCAAATATGAAAGCCTGCAGCGCCGCCGCGCCTATCGCGCCGGCGAATGGCAACCCCCGGAAAACGGAGCCACCCAAAGATGGTAA